The following DNA comes from Candidatus Poribacteria bacterium.
AGAGGCAGAACCAAATTGTGAACGTCTTTCAAAAAGCAGTGGAGGTGTTCACACAACCAAAATTTTTATAGGAGAGATAAAAATGAAGCAGAAATTTTTTGCAATCGGCGCAATCGCAGTTATCGCAATCGTAGGGGTTTTTGTCTTTGAACATGCAACATCGGCACAACGTCCTGATCGGAACGCACAAGGTGAACGTGGTAATCGTCAGGGCGGCCAGCGCGGTGGCAACAGAGGCGGGATGGGAATGATGAATCCCATGTCTATCGTTGATAATTCGTGGATTGACTTGACATTCGCTGTAAAAGTGGACGACGAGACGCTCCTGAAAGCGCGCCCTGTCTATCAAACGGCTCGCGATAAATTTACCGCAAAAATGGAAGAAGCACGGGCATCCGGTGATATGCGGACGGCTATGGCAGAGATGCAGAGTTTTGCCGTAACTGTGGGTAAAGAATTCCAAGCGAGTCTCAAAGAGGTTTTGACGAAAGAGCAGATGACTAAACTCAACGAATTGACGAAAAAGCGTCAGGAAGAATCACAGCAACGTGCGAATCGCTGGCGTGGTGAAGGCAACCGTCGTGGCGGTGGTGGCGGTGGTCGTAATTAGTCGTCGGACAGAAGAGATCGCGAGTCTTGTTACACTCCTCCTTCCCCGTAAGGGATAGAGACCCCGGGTCGGGCATGTTTGCCTGACCCTTTTTCTTTTCAAGGTGGCGGAAGACGGTTTTACGTACGTAGGTTGGGTTGAGCGGTAAAGGACTGAAAATCCCCGTTTATACGAAAAATGTCGATTTTCAATGGATTATCCGTGTAGATAGGGATAGCGAAACCCAACACTCCAAACTAAATTGCCCTTATCAAGGGGACTTGCAATATATTTCACAGTAGTCAGTTGCCTCTACGTTCTTCAACCCACTCGAGAATCATCTCACGGTTTTCGGTGTCGCCGTGTTGCTGGAACCGATTAGCGAGTTGTCTGCCGGTTTCGATGAGGAGTGTATCCATCTCTTCGGATTTTGATTTCAGCGCGAGTTGATATTTTTCGACAGCGGCGGTTGTCTGTTTCCGATGCATCAAAGAGATAGCGAGAAGGCATCGAACCTTAACGAGGGTTTTCTCTCTCGTTTTATTCCCGCGCCTACGGATCAACTGCGATTCCAACGACAACAGATTCCTAAAGGCAGGCATGTTAATTGGGTCTTTCTGGAGGACGGTTTCAAAACCAACAAAGGCTTCCGCGTGTTTGCCTTCGACGAGGTAGAGATAACCGATGGTGTTGTAGATTTCAATGTCGCGCTTGGCTTCAGGGATTGCCTCGAATTCAGCGAGCGCGGCGGCGTATTGCCGTTGCCGCATGAGCGAATTCCCACGTCGGATTTGCAGGTTAATCTGTTCTTCTTTTGCCTGTCGGTTTTCCGGTTCTTGTGCCAAAATGCGGGATACTTCGACAGCGGCACGTTCATAGTCTCCAGCACCCTGATAGGCATTCGCAAGGCTTAAACGTAGGTTCAGATCGGTCGGCGCGAGTCGAAGTGCCTCCACAAGCAGCTGGATCGCTGTCGTGTAGTCTTCCGTATCGCTGAGGCTTCGCGCATAGTGGTGATACGCGGCGATGAGGTTGTGCATCGCGTGATCAGCGTTAGGATCGACATTGTAAACGTGCTGAAATACGGACAGTGCGTCGGCATAGTCGCCTTTTTTCAGATATAATTCACCGAGCAGATTACGGATGTGCATTTCGTCTGGATGAAGTTTCTGCAGTTCGAGATACGCTTCCACCGCTTCGTCAAGTTCATCGGCTTCGCTGTGAGCATTTGCCTTACGGGTAAATGCATCGCTCAGGTTTGTTCGGGCAATGTGAAGCGTGGGCATCAACCGTAAAGCGTTACGATAGGCGTCAATCGCCTCGTCCCATTTCTCACGATTTCGGAGGGCTACGCCGTAGTTGTTGTAGCATTGTGCAAGGTTTTGTTGTGTCAGCGCGTCAACGGGATTGAGGTCGATTGCTTTCTGGTAGTAGTTGATCGCCTTTTCAAACTGCCCAACCTGGGCATATCCGTTGCCCATGAGTTGATATGTGGGCGCATCGAGCGGCTCCATCTGCAGCACCCTTTCAAAGGTGGTAGTAGCGGTCTCGAAGTCTTTTAATGCTAACGTTCTAAATCCCTTTTCTCGGAGGAGTTGATGCAGATTTCGCCGTGCGGCTTTGTGGTATGGGGCAATGTGGAGTGCTTTTTCAAACGCTTGTATTGCCTTCTCAATATCTTTTTTCTCGTAATAGAAGATACCGAGTGTGTTGTAATCTGCTGGAGACGGTTTTAGGGTTATCCGTTTCTCAAGGAGAGCGATCGCCTCGTGGGTTTCACCTGTTTCATGATAGGCTTGGATCAGCTTTTCTATTGCGGATTGAAACTTGGGGTCCAGTTGTCTACAAGTCTGGAAGCTTGCGATTGCTGACGCTGTATCCCCTTTATCGAAGTAGACGGTTCCGAGGAGGTAGTGTGAACGGAGATGTTTTTTAACGTCTGCGTGAGGTTTCTCTTCAATCTCGGCTTTCAACATTTTTATCGCGATGTCGTGTTGTGGTGTATCAAGCGGCGTCCTATAAAGTTTCCGTAAGGTGGTTATATCACGTGGTGATGGGTATTGTGCTGTTGCCGTCGGATAGTTGATGTCCCCTGGATGTGGACTATGTCCCCATAAGCCGATTGCGTGTCCGAACTCATGAAGACATACGGTACGCATCTCTTCCTGTGATAGTTCACCGATGGTCGCGTCGCCTTCTAACATCAGGATTACCTCGACTGTGAAAGGACGTGTGGAAGTGGAGACAGACTGATTTTGCTCGACAGTTTGGGTTGTCTCTTTGAGGCGCGTGAGTTCTGCACTGCCGAGTCTGGTGTCCTGAAAATCGGTGAGGAGACCAGTGTAGCCCCAACTCACACGAATGTCTGCGTTCTGAGGTGTCTCAGTTTCTTCAAATTGAATGTCGCCGTCACTGGTAGTCTGCCATGTCTGCATGGCGTATCGGATTTCAGGTAGATATGGACTGTCCTTTAAAACAGGTGAGATATACACCCGGATCGGCATCTCTGTGAAACGGGTGATTCTTCCCTGAGAGAAGAGCGTGATATAGTCGAAATAGTCCGCGTTCGCTAATTGGGAGACTTCTTGTGCTGTTACGTTATTGAGAAATATGAAAGCAAAAACTATCAGGATAATGGCAAAATAGTTTTTTAGAATTCTCGTTTGCACCAAGTGCCTCCTAATTGTGAATTGAGTAAGTTGAGGTGAAACTCAACGTGTTACGCGTTAAGTTTCACTTCGTCTAATCGATCTGCTTATTTTTCTGCTGTTGTTACCACAATCCGTACCTCGCTCTGTAAGAAGTCGGAATGTGGTTCATCTGTGTCAGGTGGTATCGGCTTCAGTCCCCGAAAACGTTGAGCCGCCAACTTTGGGTCTGAATCAGTCAGATAGAAATAGCCGTTTGCCTCATGCGTTTCGATGGGTGGGAACTCCTCTGTTCGTGCTGCAACGACTAAAAATTCTGTGCCAAACGGTGCCGCACATATAAATTCTCCGATTTCGACAACACTGTTGGCTTGGGAAGCATCAATATAATAGTTATCTTGTAGCAGTGTGCGTTTTCTATCGGCAAGGGTATAAAGCAATCGGACATAAGCAGTTTGATTCACGCGTACAAAAATTTTGACTTTTTCATCTTGAACGTAACGCTGGGAACCTTTTCCTCGGTTGGTCCATACTTCAACCTCTAACTCTTCAAGAGGTATAGCGTTTTCTGGGTCCCTAGCAAGTGGTGGATAATTTTGAGGATCGAAAGCGTCTATCTCAGGACGCATCTGTTCATAATTGATGGGTTGGTAGATGATGGATTCGCCACGAATTTGCGAACGTAAAAACCGCACAACAGCTGTTGCTACAAAGTCGCCGGTGTTTAGATTGCGCACCGTTGTCCTAATTGTAATTTCATCGCCGTTTTCCCAACATGAGCAGGTAATTCGATTCTGCGGAGCCATTAGGTCTATTTTGTTGATGTCGGGCGCGGTCTGTTTAAAATTGTGCATGGACCCAATAATGGGCCAGTTAAGGTGTGTTAGCAGTGCTTCACTAAACCTTTGTGAAAATGGACAAATCATCTCGGAATCTTCATAGGTAACCGGTTCTATCCAACATTTGCGAGGCCCGGTATCGCGCTGCCGTGAAAGTTGAAATTCGATAACTTTGGCAACGTCATCAGCGGAAACGATCATTGGTGAATCAAGTTCTGTGACACGCTTGATTACCTCTCTGTGTGACATCTGTAATGTACCGCTGGTACTTGTTGCCGCTTTTGCCAATCGCTTGAATGCCTCTGTCGAATTAATGTGGTATCTATATTCGGCCCCGATCTGAATAATCTCTGCTTCTTTCAATGCTTCGTAGAGCGGATAGGTTTGCAGATATTTCCTCACCGCGACTTCGATCTCGAATACTTCCTCTGCAAATTTGGCGGACTCAAGGAGGTGGTTAATCTCTTTGGAGAGTTCTGAGACGTGTTCGGCATAATGCTGCTTGAGTTTGTCCCGGTCAATGTAGAAAAGAGCATATGTATCTGGGTCTGTACGCGCCAAATCGACAGAGAGATTTCGGACACTAAATCCTCTTAGTCTCATTGCTGGTTGCTCTTGACGTGAGTCGCAGTAGTCTTCCATGACTGCGCTATAGTGTTCCTGTACCACATCGTGTTGCAATTCGGATTTGTTAGCAAGAAAGATGCGCTCTGCATTGTCGAGAATCCTTGAAGTGACTTTTCTATGAGCAACAGCGGTCGCTGCTTTAAAGGCTGGCTCTCCTGTTCCTAGACTTTGGCCTATATGAAAAAGATATTTCTCAATTGGATATTTCTTTAATTCAGGTGCAATCCAATCAGGTAGTGCCGAATTCGCTGTTAAGGTGTAGATTGTTGTCAGGACAATCAAGGAATAAAAAAATAATTTTCGCATGGGTTGAATTCTCCTTATTTATAGTTTTATTTTGCAATAAATAGAAAATCACTCCCAGGGGCATTTCGACCAAATTCGTCAAAACACGGCGTTGGATCGCTGAGGTCCTCGAGGTAGGTTAAAATTTCCTTTATAGTTAAAACGTTATCGCGACCACCTTTGCTTCGTAGAGCCTCAAGCAGTGCTCGAACGAATAATGAATCGTCGGGAACCTGTTCCTTAGCCCCTGAAGTCAAATACCAGCGAGTTGTATATGTCAACTTTTGCTTAATATCTTCGCTGGAGAGTATTTCTGGCAAATTTTCCAATTCGCCACGCATGGCGAGCCGTTCATCAAATGTCCCACTATAGCAGGTATCCATTACCAAAAAGATGTGTTCACATGCCATTCTGTCAATAATATCTCGGAAATGAGAGTGGGATAAATAACTCAACAGCCTGCCGCTATCGTTAGGACGTTGGGTATCTTGGGCGACAAGGTATCCTATTTTAAATCCCTCGTTGAAGTAACCGTGTCCAGCAAAGAAGATGAGCAGCTGATCTTCGGGTGCATATTCTTTCTGCGCGTACCTATCTAATACCTCAAGTACTTCTGTCTCTGTCGGGTTTTCAATCAATTCAACTTGAAAGCCGTAGATCTGCTCCAAATCTTGCTTGATGTTTATCGCGTCAACACGCGGATATTGAAGTCCGAGCCAGTGATCATAAGTGTCCACGGCGAACAACAACGCGTAATCTTTTCGAGTCGGCGGTGGTGGTTCAACAGTTATTTCCTTAATTGATTGGTTGCTCCATGTGTCTATTGCTGTTACTCGAATGAGGTTGTTACCTTCAACCAATGAGACTGTTGTTTTGAACCTATTCTCTTTAACCTCTGCTCCTATGCCATTCACCTTGACTTCAGCAATCCCACTTGGATCAGTAACTGTACCTGAAACAAGGACAGACTCGGCTATGATTATAGGCTGGAACCCACGCCGGTCGCTGTACTCCGGAGAGAGGATTTGAATCTCGGGTCCCTCGATATCTTCTCGATGGACCGTGAGGATGTTCGTGTCTATTTTATGCTGAGTATCAGTTGCGGTGACATGGATCTCGTTTTCTCCAAAATCGAGTAGGATCGTTGCAGTGAATTCACCTACTTCCGAAACCATCATTTTCACATCGTTGACCCAAACTTCGGCAATACCCGCGTCATCGATGACACTGCCTTCAACAGTAAACTGCTCGGTAGTTACACGGACAGAATGTGATGTGGGCGAATGGATAACAATCTCAGGCGGTATTGGGACAATGGGTTTGGGTTTAGGTTCTTCACGAACGATGGTGAATCGGTGTGTCCCGGTGTTACTGTATACATCTGTTGCAGTGATACGGATTTCATTTTCGCCGTGATTGAGTGGTACTGTTCGTCTGAATACATCCACCTCTAAAATAGATGCTTCCTTACCATTAATCCATACATTGGCAATCCTGCTGTCGTCAGTAACGTTGACTTTAACCTGAACCTCCCTGGCAGTCGATTTCACGATACCTTCCATAGGCGAATGAATAACAATTTCAGGTGGCATGATATCTTGAAGTTGTGGCTTAAACCCGAAGTGGGAGAGATCCCAGAGTAAAACGGTGCGGTCCCTGCTACCGCTGGCAAGCATTCTGCCATCAGGCGAAAACGCAACAGAGGTTACCCCACCGTGGTGTCTGATGAGCGTGGGAACCTCGCGATGATTGACAACATCCCACAGTTTAACAGTGTAATCAACACAAGCAGAGGCAAGTAATTTTCCATCTGGCGAAAACGCTACTGCTTCAGCGTAAACATAGAGGTTGTTCCTAATTTCAAAGGTAGCGGAGTTTTCTCCAGAAGAGACCTTCCAGAGTTTGATAGTATTATCTCGACTTGCCGAAGCGAGTGTCTCACCATCTGGTGAAAATACAACGGCGTGAACGACACTACTGTGTCCAGAAAGGGTTTTGTGTAATTGCTGGTCCGCGACATCCCAGAGTTTGATAGTCTTGTCACGACTTGCTGATGCAACCAACTGTCCATTGGGTGAAAACGCAACGGATTCGACGATACTTTCGTGTCCAGGGAAAGTAGCGATATCGCGTTTTTGAGAGACATTCCATAACTTAACAGAACCCTCTTGATCTTCTCCACCGCTAACCAGCGTTTTCCCATCGGGTGAAAACGCGACTGACTCCACCCAACCGCCGTGTCTAAGAGAAATGCGTCTGCCTTCAGAAGAAACATGCCACAATCTCACATAGCCATCAAGACTTGTCGATGCAAGCAATTTCCCATCGGGCGAAAACGCAACCGATGTCACCGATTTGCTATGTTCTATGAAAGTCTCGCGTTCACTTCTCTCGGCAATATTCCACAATATAACGGCGTTATCATCACCACCGCTCGCGAGTAGTTTTCCATCGGGTGAAAATGCAATAGTATACACCGAAGCCCCGGGGCTAAATCGCGCTATCGCCCCATCAGGAAGGCGGTCAGTAGGTGCCTGTCCATCTGCAGCAGTGAGACTTGCCAGATACATCAGAAGTGTCGCATTGAAAAGGAAAATTTTTCGTTTCATCGGATTAGCGTACTTTCATTACTAACCTGTGTATATACAGGTTATCGCTAAGGCGTATCAAAGATAGTCTGGGTATAGACAAATTTCATATTAATTATACATAAGAGGGCGGATAAGTCAAGTCTTTTCGCGCGGGACAGTATTTCACTCTACAATGTAGAGTCTTTTCTTAATTTCCGAATGGGTTAAGTCGTTGGATGCTTCAAAACGCAAAGTAACATGTACTTCTTGAGGTGCCATCTCTGAGTCCGTACTGAAACCTAATGATCTTGTTGCTGACGTTCCGGGCGCGATGTTACCGAATTTTAGATTCCAATTGTTGAAGTGAGAGGTGGAACTGACCGTTATAACAGTGAATTCTGTCAGCGCGGTTTCGCTGGTATTTTTCAACGTGATTTTTAATGTTGCCTTTTCACCGGCGCGCAAACGGTTTTCAACCCACTGTGCGTTTATTTCGACTTGTGGTGTAGGGGAAGGATCGGGTTCAGGTGGAGAATCTGGTGGCGTAACGGAAAGGTTAGATAGAGACGGGATAATAATTCCTGAGACTGTGTAATGTTTGCTGTGCTTTTTTTTTCCTACTTGGGTAGAAGCTTGAAACTGGAGTGATATAATATCCTGTGATTTAATATCTTGGAGGACTGAGTGATTCCCGAGTTTGTTCAAAAAATCCTTGATTTCAATATACTCAGTTCCGCTTACTGTTCTATAATCTATACCAATATTATCATAATCCAGAAGTTCAATACGGTATGGATGATCTATAAGAGGCTTTCTTTCAGTCCTTATGGCCTTTCGATCAAATGGATATGAAAAAGCCCAGTAGAGTAGAATATCCGCTGGTACTCCAATCATCACCGCTTTTTCCCAGGGTTCTGAGCCGTACCAATCGAACGTATCATCGGCAAAGGTGAATGTATAGTCGTGATCCCAATTATCATACAGAACCTTTCCCAAAAGGCCCAGGGAGGCGAGACCAACACCGAGATCGGTGAGGGTTATCCGAGGTTTATATATGGTATAAGGCTGATGTTCCAGAGTTACACTGAGGCTATGGTTTGTTACATTAAATCCGAGTTGAAAATCCAGATCCATCTTGGTTTTATTGGCTTTCTTAACTCCGTACCCAATCCGGGTTTCGGCGAACCGAACCACCGAGCACCCTGTGATATTTATTAGTATCAAAACCGTAAATGTGAACACGGTTAAACTTTGTTTCATAGACACCTCCTTTTTTCTAGTGAATTAACTGCGACTCGCCAGTTTATTTGAGAAGATACTGATTAACCCACCTAACATCAAATACCCAAAAATGACTTCCAACGTAACGAGGAAACGCGCAGCGGTATTGTCCGCGACGATATCACCAAAACCGAGCGTTGTGAAGGTGACAACGCTAAAGTAGAAACAGTTCCAAAAGGTTAAAGGTTCACCGCTGTAAATACCCGTCGTCTGATGAAAGCGGGGCGACCAGTCCTGCATCCAAGTGGGTGTCCACGCTGGGAGGGGCATGTACGCAAGCGCGAACAGAAACGCGAAGAAGAGGGACCAGGATGCCCAGAGTACAAGACTCCGTCCATAGTCGGAGCTCCATCGCCATAACTTTGCCAGTATAGGGTTTGCCTGATTGAACGCACGTGTGAACTGTTGATCGGCGACATACCGTTTAAAAAAAGGGTTCGCGACTTCGTCTACATGTCGGCTCTCCAGATAGAACGCGGTGGGACGATGCTGTTTTCTACTGAGTTTCGCTTTCACTGCATGAAGGAGTGTGTCTGGAATATACTGAACATCGCGGAAGGCAGCGACAGAGACAAATTGCGCGGCAGTAAAGTTGGCGGTGCCGAAAAATGTGGCGTTGTTAAACGCTGTCGCTTCAGGAAACCATGTGCCTGTGCAATCGAGTATCCCTTGGAACAACGCACGCCGAAAATTGACTTCGATTAGGAAGTTAGCCTCATGAAAAATGGCGTTTTCGCTGAATTGTGTCCTGTGGAAGTCGGCGACGTTGTGAAATCTTGCCCGCCAAAAACTGGCACTTTTGTGGAAGACTGCACTATGAAAGTCAGCACGCCTCTGAAAGATAGCTTCGCGAAATGCGCACGGACCGTGTAAAATGGCTTCATCGAAGTCAAGATCTGCCTCAAAGAGGGAGCGACGAAAATTCACCTCTTCTTGGAAGACGACTGTCCGGAAATTAACGATGTTTTTAAACGTGCACCCGATGCAGGAAAGTTTCTTATTGAGAAGAATCCGGTGGTTTTCGTCCCGTTCCCATTCTCTAAAAAAGAAATCGACGACCCCTTCAATCGTGCAATTCGTGAAAGTGACTGATGCAGCGTCGCTTTGTAATGCGTCAAGGAAGATTTGCGCTTTGATTGTTTCTCCGTGCTTCTCGTACATCTGTCTCTTTTACCTTGATTTTGTAGGGTGAGGTGGCGGGCAGTTAAAATTCCGTAAGAAGGTCCGCAAGCGGATTTTCGAGAACCGGTTCCTTTTCAGGTCGAACAATGGGATGACTTATCCCATCTTTGAGGTGATAGACTTCGACATCGTCGGGCGTTAACCAACATAACTTTGGGACGCGCGCTTCTATCTCAGCAGCATCCCCTGGATTCCTTTTTGACAGTTGTTCAGCGGTCAAGAGGTTGTTAAGAGCCGCCAAAAGATATGGACTATGGGTTGTCAGGACGATTTGGCTGTCAATGTGGTTTCGCATCAAGGCGATGATGTGCATGAGATGTTTCTGTGTTTTTGGGTGTAAATGGGCTTCCGGTTCTTCAATCACGCGAAAAATCATTTCGTTGTAAAGCATGCTCATGAACACATCTTGTAGGATCCGGATGACGTTTTGCTGTCCTGTTGATGCGTGTTCTAAAAAAGTTGTATTCTCGCCGGTTGGGTGCGAAAAAAGCCGAGATTGGGAAATTTCGTCGATTGTTTCATATCTACTGTTTAAAATACGAGAAATTTTTTTCAGTAGGAATTCCATCATTGGTTTATCAATTTCATCTGATTCCTCCTCGATTCTCTGGTCAAAGAGATTCCGAAAGTTCTGTGTGCTGAAGGTATCCAGGAATTCCTCATTTTTTTCCAAAAAGCGTGCGATGAGATGAAGATTCGCGCGTGAACGGGTTGCAGCGCGCGTGTGAAGATCGCTTTTTATGCCACCATAAAAAATCCTTTTAAGGGCATCTGGGTAGTTGGCAGCAATATTTCTATCTGCAGGAATAAAAAGGCTGTCGCGATATTTACCGGCTAATTTCTCAGTGATGTCACTCATTCCGATCGCCATGTTCAGAATATAATAGAACCGATCGGCATTTTGGGTGTCTTGGGCGTTTTCTGAAGTTGTATCTGTTTGTACGGGTGAGTTGGTCTCTGTTAAGGCACTCTCGAGTTGTTTTAAGTTAACCTCTTTCAACTTCTCCAGTAAGTTGTAGCAGAGGCTTTCGACTTCGTCCATAACATCGGGTAACGCAATATGGAGCGTTTTCTCTTCGGTTAACGTCAGCCTGATGGTGCTTTCCCTTGTATAGTGGTAAGTGATTTCAAACGGTTTTGTGGCTTCCTCTTTTTCCTGAGTCGGTTTTTGTGTGGTAGGGTCTTTACTTTTCAGAACGGGTTTTGAGAACTCCTTGACATCACCAAAAAACTCTCGGAATTTGCGGGCAATTTGCGTCTGGAGTACCGTTGACATTTCTTGTCCGGGGGTTTTCAGATATTCCGGCGGGTGTGTATTAATTTGTCTGAGGTGTTGGCGAAAATCGCGGATTAACTCTTGGAAAAGGTACAATAACTTCGCGAGGACACTCTTCCCGCTGGCTGTTTCACCGATAAAAACCACTAAGGTTTTATCCATGTCGATCTCTGCTTCACGGATATTTATGAAGTTCTTGACAACCAGTTTAGGCATGATACCTCCAGAAGAGTGAAGGTGTCGGATGCCGTTTGTAAATTAAGGTTGTAGTAGATTTCATAATTTATTTCGGTGTTGTTTCCGTGTTTGGTAGGGCGGGGTGACCCAGCCCTTACAGGATCTGTGTCCATCCTTTGCTTGTCCGAATTGCATCAATGGCGACTTGATAACGCCAGCCGTCCTGAAAAGTCAGATAGGATTCGTGTGGACGGTTCTCGATATCCGCGAGAAAATCCCGAACGAGT
Coding sequences within:
- a CDS encoding pentapeptide repeat-containing protein — encoded protein: MYEKHGETIKAQIFLDALQSDAASVTFTNCTIEGVVDFFFREWERDENHRILLNKKLSCIGCTFKNIVNFRTVVFQEEVNFRRSLFEADLDFDEAILHGPCAFREAIFQRRADFHSAVFHKSASFWRARFHNVADFHRTQFSENAIFHEANFLIEVNFRRALFQGILDCTGTWFPEATAFNNATFFGTANFTAAQFVSVAAFRDVQYIPDTLLHAVKAKLSRKQHRPTAFYLESRHVDEVANPFFKRYVADQQFTRAFNQANPILAKLWRWSSDYGRSLVLWASWSLFFAFLFALAYMPLPAWTPTWMQDWSPRFHQTTGIYSGEPLTFWNCFYFSVVTFTTLGFGDIVADNTAARFLVTLEVIFGYLMLGGLISIFSNKLASRS
- a CDS encoding caspase family protein — translated: MKRKIFLFNATLLMYLASLTAADGQAPTDRLPDGAIARFSPGASVYTIAFSPDGKLLASGGDDNAVILWNIAERSERETFIEHSKSVTSVAFSPDGKLLASTSLDGYVRLWHVSSEGRRISLRHGGWVESVAFSPDGKTLVSGGEDQEGSVKLWNVSQKRDIATFPGHESIVESVAFSPNGQLVASASRDKTIKLWDVADQQLHKTLSGHSSVVHAVVFSPDGETLASASRDNTIKLWKVSSGENSATFEIRNNLYVYAEAVAFSPDGKLLASACVDYTVKLWDVVNHREVPTLIRHHGGVTSVAFSPDGRMLASGSRDRTVLLWDLSHFGFKPQLQDIMPPEIVIHSPMEGIVKSTAREVQVKVNVTDDSRIANVWINGKEASILEVDVFRRTVPLNHGENEIRITATDVYSNTGTHRFTIVREEPKPKPIVPIPPEIVIHSPTSHSVRVTTEQFTVEGSVIDDAGIAEVWVNDVKMMVSEVGEFTATILLDFGENEIHVTATDTQHKIDTNILTVHREDIEGPEIQILSPEYSDRRGFQPIIIAESVLVSGTVTDPSGIAEVKVNGIGAEVKENRFKTTVSLVEGNNLIRVTAIDTWSNQSIKEITVEPPPPTRKDYALLFAVDTYDHWLGLQYPRVDAINIKQDLEQIYGFQVELIENPTETEVLEVLDRYAQKEYAPEDQLLIFFAGHGYFNEGFKIGYLVAQDTQRPNDSGRLLSYLSHSHFRDIIDRMACEHIFLVMDTCYSGTFDERLAMRGELENLPEILSSEDIKQKLTYTTRWYLTSGAKEQVPDDSLFVRALLEALRSKGGRDNVLTIKEILTYLEDLSDPTPCFDEFGRNAPGSDFLFIAK
- a CDS encoding tetratricopeptide repeat protein; the protein is MQTRILKNYFAIILIVFAFIFLNNVTAQEVSQLANADYFDYITLFSQGRITRFTEMPIRVYISPVLKDSPYLPEIRYAMQTWQTTSDGDIQFEETETPQNADIRVSWGYTGLLTDFQDTRLGSAELTRLKETTQTVEQNQSVSTSTRPFTVEVILMLEGDATIGELSQEEMRTVCLHEFGHAIGLWGHSPHPGDINYPTATAQYPSPRDITTLRKLYRTPLDTPQHDIAIKMLKAEIEEKPHADVKKHLRSHYLLGTVYFDKGDTASAIASFQTCRQLDPKFQSAIEKLIQAYHETGETHEAIALLEKRITLKPSPADYNTLGIFYYEKKDIEKAIQAFEKALHIAPYHKAARRNLHQLLREKGFRTLALKDFETATTTFERVLQMEPLDAPTYQLMGNGYAQVGQFEKAINYYQKAIDLNPVDALTQQNLAQCYNNYGVALRNREKWDEAIDAYRNALRLMPTLHIARTNLSDAFTRKANAHSEADELDEAVEAYLELQKLHPDEMHIRNLLGELYLKKGDYADALSVFQHVYNVDPNADHAMHNLIAAYHHYARSLSDTEDYTTAIQLLVEALRLAPTDLNLRLSLANAYQGAGDYERAAVEVSRILAQEPENRQAKEEQINLQIRRGNSLMRQRQYAAALAEFEAIPEAKRDIEIYNTIGYLYLVEGKHAEAFVGFETVLQKDPINMPAFRNLLSLESQLIRRRGNKTREKTLVKVRCLLAISLMHRKQTTAAVEKYQLALKSKSEEMDTLLIETGRQLANRFQQHGDTENREMILEWVEERRGN
- a CDS encoding AAA family ATPase translates to MPKLVVKNFINIREAEIDMDKTLVVFIGETASGKSVLAKLLYLFQELIRDFRQHLRQINTHPPEYLKTPGQEMSTVLQTQIARKFREFFGDVKEFSKPVLKSKDPTTQKPTQEKEEATKPFEITYHYTRESTIRLTLTEEKTLHIALPDVMDEVESLCYNLLEKLKEVNLKQLESALTETNSPVQTDTTSENAQDTQNADRFYYILNMAIGMSDITEKLAGKYRDSLFIPADRNIAANYPDALKRIFYGGIKSDLHTRAATRSRANLHLIARFLEKNEEFLDTFSTQNFRNLFDQRIEEESDEIDKPMMEFLLKKISRILNSRYETIDEISQSRLFSHPTGENTTFLEHASTGQQNVIRILQDVFMSMLYNEMIFRVIEEPEAHLHPKTQKHLMHIIALMRNHIDSQIVLTTHSPYLLAALNNLLTAEQLSKRNPGDAAEIEARVPKLCWLTPDDVEVYHLKDGISHPIVRPEKEPVLENPLADLLTEF